One window of the Lutra lutra chromosome Y, mLutLut1.2, whole genome shotgun sequence genome contains the following:
- the LOC125092612 gene encoding AP-1 complex subunit sigma-2-like, translating to MQFMLLFSRQGKLRLQKWYVSLSEREKKKITREIVQNILARKPKMCSFLEWRDLKIVYKRYASLYFCCAIEDQENELITLEIIHRYVELLDKYFGSVCELDIIFNFEKAYFILDEFLLAGEVQETSKKNVLKATEQADLLQEEAETPCSVLEEIGLT from the exons ATGCAGTTTATGTTGCTTTTTAGTCGTCAGGGAAAGCTTCGACTGCAGAAATGGTATGTCTcactatcagagagagagaagaaaaaaatcacaagggaaattgtTCAGAATATTTTAGCACGTAAACCTAAAATGTGCAGCTTTCTCGAGTGGCGAGATCTGAAGATTGTTTATAAAag ATATGCTAGCTTGTATTTTTGCTGTGCTATTGAGGATCAGGAAAATGAACTGATTACTCTGGAAATAATTCATCGTTATGTGGAATTACTTGACAAATACTTTGGCAGT gtGTGTGAACTTGATATCATCTTTAATTTTGAGaaggcttattttattttggatgagTTTCTTTTAGCGGGGGAAGTTCAGGAAACATCCAAGAAAAATGTCCTAAAAGCAACTGAGCAGGCAGATCTACTTCAGGAG GAAGCTGAAACCCCATGCAGTGTTCTTGAAGAAATTGGGCTGACATAA